A window of the Bombus huntii isolate Logan2020A chromosome 8, iyBomHunt1.1, whole genome shotgun sequence genome harbors these coding sequences:
- the LOC126868249 gene encoding T-box transcription factor TBX10-like isoform X1 codes for MQQQHDQRHDITADCCYQQWASHHQSHHAQPITNVPSPMQQMEACLQSAGRVKRSRSPTSSKASLTPHVTNSSISSSTAVQSRNDSNNNNHNHSDHHPSENGANSTEEASSKRPLHPALVGAGAALEAKPLWEEFHQLGTEMIVTKAGRRMFPTFQCRFFGLDPTTDYLLVMDFVPCDDKRYRYAFHSSAWVVAGRADPVSPPRIHVHPDSPASGAHWMKQPVSFDKLKLTNNQLDDNGHIILNSMHRYQPRCHVVVAPSPPGSAPDPRTENFKTFTFPETRFTAVTAYQNHRITQLKIASNPFAKGFRDCESDECDSVAVSSMQNPAKRPATGSASVLTSNYVNTIPTVQIPSISSQEHHQFYGATAAGPWTYPGHHGQPTAHMNSVHYPAHPHHPHTGPSLYGPR; via the exons ATGCAACAGCAACATGATCAACGACACGATATTACCGCCGATTGTTGTTATCAGCAATGGGCTTCTCATCATCAGAGTCATCATGCTCAACCTATAACGAATGTACCGTCCCCAATGCAACAAATGGAAG CATGTTTGCAATCAGCGGGAAGAGTGAAACGATCCCGCAGTCCAACTTCATCGAAGGCATCCCTAACTCCGCACGTCACGAATTCATCGATTTCTTCATCGACTGCTGTCCAATCCCGTAATGATAGCAACAATAACAATCATAATCACAGCGATCATCATCCAAGCGAGAATGGCGCAAATTCGACGGAAGAAGCTAGCTCGAAGAGGCCTCTTCATCCTGCTCTCGTTGGTGCTGGAGCTGCATTGGAAGCGAAACCCCTTTGGGAAGAATTTCATCAATTGGGAACGGAAATGATAGTCACTAAAGCTGGAAGAAGAATGTTTCCTACTTTTCAA TGTCGATTTTTCGGTTTGGACCCCACTACCGACTACCTTCTAGTGATGGATTTCGTACCTTGCGACGACAAGAGGTACAGATACGCTTTTCACAGTAGCGCTTGGGTAGTTGCTGGTCGCGCGGATCCAGTCTCACCCCCCAGGATTCACGTACATCCTGACAGTCCTGCGAGTGGAGCTCACTGGATGAAGCAGCCAGTTTCCTTCGACAAACTGAAACTGACTAACAATCAACTCGACGACAACGGACAT ATAATCCTGAACTCGATGCATAGATATCAGCCACGATGCCACGTAGTGGTTGCACCATCGCCGCCGGGTTCCGCTCCCGATCCTCGTACGGAGAATTTCAAAACTTTCACCTTTCCGGAAACGCGATTCACTGCGGTCACAGCTTATCAAAATCATCGTATCACGCAACTCAAAATTGCTAGCAATCCATTTGCGAAAGGTTTTCGTGACTGTGAATCGGATGAGTGTGACTCTGTCGCAGTTTCAAGTATGCAAAATCCTGCAAAGAGACCTGCAACAGGAAGTGCCAGCGTTTTGACATCCAACTACGTAAACACGATACCCACCGTACAAATTCCAAGCATATCGAGCCAAGAACATCATCAATTTTACGGTGCGACCGCAGCAGGACCTTGGACTTACCCTGGACACCATGGACAACCAACTGCACACATGAATTCGGTTCACTATCCTGCGCATCCTCATCATCCCCATACTGGGCCCTCATTGTATGGGCCACGATAA
- the LOC126868249 gene encoding T-box transcription factor TBX1-A-like isoform X2: MGFSSSESSCSTYNECTVPNATNGSDHHPSENGANSTEEASSKRPLHPALVGAGAALEAKPLWEEFHQLGTEMIVTKAGRRMFPTFQCRFFGLDPTTDYLLVMDFVPCDDKRYRYAFHSSAWVVAGRADPVSPPRIHVHPDSPASGAHWMKQPVSFDKLKLTNNQLDDNGHIILNSMHRYQPRCHVVVAPSPPGSAPDPRTENFKTFTFPETRFTAVTAYQNHRITQLKIASNPFAKGFRDCESDECDSVAVSSMQNPAKRPATGSASVLTSNYVNTIPTVQIPSISSQEHHQFYGATAAGPWTYPGHHGQPTAHMNSVHYPAHPHHPHTGPSLYGPR; this comes from the exons ATGGGCTTCTCATCATCAGAGTCATCATGCTCAACCTATAACGAATGTACCGTCCCCAATGCAACAAATGGAAG CGATCATCATCCAAGCGAGAATGGCGCAAATTCGACGGAAGAAGCTAGCTCGAAGAGGCCTCTTCATCCTGCTCTCGTTGGTGCTGGAGCTGCATTGGAAGCGAAACCCCTTTGGGAAGAATTTCATCAATTGGGAACGGAAATGATAGTCACTAAAGCTGGAAGAAGAATGTTTCCTACTTTTCAA TGTCGATTTTTCGGTTTGGACCCCACTACCGACTACCTTCTAGTGATGGATTTCGTACCTTGCGACGACAAGAGGTACAGATACGCTTTTCACAGTAGCGCTTGGGTAGTTGCTGGTCGCGCGGATCCAGTCTCACCCCCCAGGATTCACGTACATCCTGACAGTCCTGCGAGTGGAGCTCACTGGATGAAGCAGCCAGTTTCCTTCGACAAACTGAAACTGACTAACAATCAACTCGACGACAACGGACAT ATAATCCTGAACTCGATGCATAGATATCAGCCACGATGCCACGTAGTGGTTGCACCATCGCCGCCGGGTTCCGCTCCCGATCCTCGTACGGAGAATTTCAAAACTTTCACCTTTCCGGAAACGCGATTCACTGCGGTCACAGCTTATCAAAATCATCGTATCACGCAACTCAAAATTGCTAGCAATCCATTTGCGAAAGGTTTTCGTGACTGTGAATCGGATGAGTGTGACTCTGTCGCAGTTTCAAGTATGCAAAATCCTGCAAAGAGACCTGCAACAGGAAGTGCCAGCGTTTTGACATCCAACTACGTAAACACGATACCCACCGTACAAATTCCAAGCATATCGAGCCAAGAACATCATCAATTTTACGGTGCGACCGCAGCAGGACCTTGGACTTACCCTGGACACCATGGACAACCAACTGCACACATGAATTCGGTTCACTATCCTGCGCATCCTCATCATCCCCATACTGGGCCCTCATTGTATGGGCCACGATAA
- the LOC126868255 gene encoding serine/threonine-protein phosphatase alpha-2 isoform produces MAESDKLNIDNIIARLLEVRGARPGKNVQLTEGEIKGLCLKSREIFLSQPILLELEAPLKICGDIHGQYYDLLRLFEYGGFPPESNYLFLGDYVDRGKQSLETICLLLAYKIKYPENFFLLRGNHECASINRIYGFYDECKRRYNIKLWKTFTDCFNCLPVAAIVDEKIFCCHGGLSPDLQNMEQIRRIMRPTDVPDQGLLCDLLWSDPDKDTMGWGENDRGVSFTFGAEVVAKFLHKHDFDLICRAHQVVEDGYEFFAKRQLVTLFSAPNYCGEFDNAGAMMSVDETLMCSFQILKPADKKKLTYGGLNANRPVTPPRGGGNNKSKKK; encoded by the exons ATGGCTGAATCAGACAAACTTAATATTGACAACATCATAGCTCGGCTCTTGGAAG TGCGGGGAGCCAGGCCAGGgaaaaatgtacaattaaCAGAAGGAGAAATAAAAGGACTTTGCCTGAAGTCACGTGAAATTTTTTTATCACAACCTATTTTGTTAGAACTTGAAGCACCGCTTAAAATATGTG GTGATATTCATGGGCAATATTATGATCTACTACGACTATTCGAATATGGTGGATTTCCACCAGAGAGTAACTATCTGTTTCTAGGAGACTATGTTGATAGAGGAAAACAGTCTTTAGAGACAATTTGTCTCCTCCTTGCCTATAAAATCAAATATCCTGAGAACTTCTTTTTACTTCGTGGAAATCATGAATGTGCATCCATTAATAGGATATATGGATTTTATGATGAAT GTAAACGACGTTACAATATTAAACTATGGAAAACATTTACGGATTGTTTCAACTGCTTACCTGTTGCGGCAATAGTTgacgaaaaaatattttgttgcCATGGTGGCCTTAGTCCAGATCTACAAAACATGGAACAGATCAGACGTATTATGCGACCAACAGATGTACCTGATCAAGGCTTATTGTGTGATCTATTATGGTCTGATCCAGACAAAGATACAATGGGTTGGGGAGAAAATGATCGTGGGGTATCATTTACATTTGGAGCTGAAGTAGTTGCCAAATTTTTACATAAGCATGACTTTGACCTTATTTGTCGTGCTCATCAG GTGGTAGAAGATGGCTATGAATTTTTTGCAAAGAGACAGTTAGTTACCCTGTTCTCAGCACCAAACTACTGTGGCGAATTCGATAATGCTGGAGCTATGATGTCCGTTGATGAAACTCTCATGTGTAGTTTCCAAATTCTAAAACCAGCTGACAAAAAGAAATTAACGTACGGTGGCCTGAATGCAAATAGACCAGTGACTCCCCCACGAGGCGGTGGAAACAACAAAAGCAAGAAGAAGTGA
- the LOC126868261 gene encoding ran-specific GTPase-activating protein-like → MPENVLNGDHVDVKNVNCETQENDEETNEVDVHFEPIISLPLIEVSNNEEDEVEMIKMRAKLYRYDSSNNPAEWKERGTGEVKLLRHKTKNTVRVVMRRDKTLKICANHFVTPWMELKPNCGSDRAWVWSVLADYADEQLKPELLAIRFANAENATVWKEAFEKAKKIVGSECEIYAGKNNTEEKHVESDSEPSSDVSYSESTDNEEQANKLTEGDLKVESNETEKVEPSEKQIKDGETMEKVAKELEQLQVKGVEEKK, encoded by the exons ATGCCAGAAAACGTG CTAAATGGAGATCATGTTGATGTGAAGAATGTTAACTGTGAAACTCAAGAAAATGATGAAGAAACTAACGAAGTAGACGTACATTTTGAACCAATAATTTCTTTGCCATTAATAGAAGTATCTAATAATGAAGAAGATGAAGttgaaatgataaaaat gAGAGCaaaattatatcgttatgattCTTCTAATAATCCAGCAGAGTGGAAAGAACGTGGTACTGGAGAGGTGAAGTTATTAagacataaaacaaaaaatacagTAAGAGTTGTAATGCGTAGAGATAAAACACTTAAAATTTGTGCTAATCATTTTGTAACTCCTTGGATGGAATTGAAACCCAATTGTGGTAGTGATAGAGCATGGGTATGGAGTGTACTTGCTGACTATGCAGATGAACAACTTAAGCCAGAATTACTTGCCATAAGATTTGCAAATGCAGaaa ATGCAACTGTTTGGAAAGAAGCTTTTGAGAAGGCAAAGAAGATAGTGGGCTCTGAGTGTGAAATATATGCTGGCAAAAATAACACTGAAGAAAAACATGTTGAGAGTGATAGTGAACCTTCTAGTGATGTAAGTTATAGTGAAAGTACTGATAATGAAGAACAAGCTAACAAATTGACAGAAGGAGATTTAAAAGTTGAGAGTAATGAAACTGAAAAAGTGGAACCCTctgaaaaacaaataaaagatgGGGAAACTATGGAAAAAGTAGCTAAAGAACTTGAACAATTGCAAGTTAAGGGTGTGGAGGAAAAGAAGTAA
- the LOC126868262 gene encoding endoplasmic reticulum resident protein 29, producing MLPSIVVLLVIGIAAAEDCKGCVSLDSYSFDKVIPKFKAAIVKFDVAFPYGEKHEQYAQIAAGTKDSHDLLVAEVRVKDYGNKDNSDLAARYKIKSKTFPAVLLFLQGKTEPIPFVAEKETDFTADSIKRFIKMKSGIYLGLPGCVEQLDRLAEEFRTSGETERKEILNKAKVFEGTLPETQRAAAKVYVKTMERILERGDVFVQTEQTRIEGILKGKLSNEKKRTMEEKRNILHSFLYRDEL from the exons ATGCTTCCGTCAATTGTAGTACTTCTTGTTATCGGAATTGCAGCTGCCGAAGATTGCAAAGGATGTGTTTCTTTGGATTCTTATTCCTTTGACAAG GTGATACCGAAATTCAAAGCGGCAATTGTTAAATTCGATGTGGCATTTCCGTATGGAGAGAAACACGAACAGTACGCGCAAATAGCTGCAGGGACGAAAGATTCTCATGATCTATTGGTTGCTGAAGTGAGAGTGAAGGATTATGGCAATAAAGATAATTCTGATCTTGCCGCTCGCTATAAAATAAAGTCCAAAACATTCCCCGctgttcttttatttcttcaagGAAAAACAGAACCAATTCCATTCGttgcagaaaaagaaactGATTTTACCGCGGATAGTATTAAGCGATTTATTAAAATGAAGTCTGGAATATATCTTGGTCTCCCTGGTTGTGTGGAACAATTAGATAGACTTGCAGAGGAATTCAGGACCAGCGGAGAAACGGAAAGGAAG gAGATATTAAACAAAGCTAAAGTCTTTGAAGGAACACTACCTGAAACGCAACGCGCTGCCGCAAAAGTTTATGTTAAAACTATGGAAAGAATACTAGAAAGAGGAGACGTTTTTGTTCAAACAGAACAAACTAGAATAGAGGGCATATTGAAAGGGAAATTATCAAATGAAAAGAAACGCACAATGGAAGAAAAACGTAATATCCTCCATTCTTTCTTATACAGAGAcgaattatga